The Candidatus Omnitrophota bacterium DNA window CATCGCCGCCTTCGCCTTTGTTTCCGCCGGAAATTACAGAGATGGTAACATGCCAACGCAAAAAAAGGCGTTATCGCTTCTATGTCGAATGGGGCAATCATCGGCTTGAGCCTTCCGCCGCCGCGCCCGCGCCATCATCGGAAGTTGACGTTCGAAGCCGTTCATCTATCCATGCTTGCAGGTCAGACGCTTGATAGCGAATCGCCTTCGCCGAAATCTTCAAAAATCGCGTGCCGCCGCCGCGCCATCGCCAATTCCTTAGCGC harbors:
- a CDS encoding DNA-binding protein, whose translation is METSNQPLLNERAAAAFLGFTVSALRNWRWRGGGTRFLKISAKAIRYQASDLQAWIDERLRTSTSDDGAGAAAEGSSR